A single Fundulus heteroclitus isolate FHET01 chromosome 4, MU-UCD_Fhet_4.1, whole genome shotgun sequence DNA region contains:
- the LOC105936353 gene encoding relaxin-3 receptor 1 → MRERRRVEQPCHQELEAVNLKDCASPGGDEKLGWQRSKVQLCLGINVQAFKLNESPNAESMSEANESVYLNRSLRVDLFSNLEDIDVTADGSPVLRFLICLVYSVVCAAGLVGNLLVLFFIRVRQERRKSRVNFFVLNLAVTDLQFVLTLPFWAVDTALDFSWPFGDAMCKIILSVTVMNMYASVFFLTAMSVTRYWSLASALKNRTVQRSCSAKWVCAVIWTLATLATAPTSIFSTVSNVTGEKLCLLRFPGGQYWLAVYHIQKIVVGFVLPMSIVSISYFMLLRFIRKRSMKTSNPKRRSQVTRSITIVMLSFFFCWMPNHAITLWSVLVKLNFAPWDSAYYIVHTYVFPLTVCLAHTNSCLNPIIYCLMRKEFRDKLRDLVRRR, encoded by the coding sequence ATGAGAGAGAGGCGGAGGGTGGAGCAGCCCTGTCACCAGGAGCTGGAGGCTGTCAACTTAAAAGATTGTGCGTCTCCAGGAGGAGACGAGAAGTTGGGATGGCAGCGCTCCAAGGTCCAGCTCTGTTTGGGAATAAATGTCCAGGcgtttaaattaaatgaaagtcCAAATGCTGAAAGCATGAGCGAAGCCAACGAGAGCGTTTATCTGAACAGGTCACTGAGGGTGGACCTCTTCAGCAACCTGGAGGACATCGACGTGACGGCAGACGGGAGTCCGGTCCTCAGATTCCTCATCTGCCTCGTCTACTCGGTGGTGTGCGCCGCGGGTCTGGTTGGCAACCTGCTGGTCCTCTTCTTCATCAGGGTCAGGCAGGAGCGCAGGAAGTCCAGGGTGAACTTCTTTGTGCTCAACCTGGCGGTGACGGACCTGCAGTTCGTGCTCACCCTGCCCTTCTGGGCCGTGGACACCGCTCTGGACTTCAGCTGGCCGTTCGGAGACGCGATGTGCAAGATCATTCTGTCGGTCACCGTCATGAACATGTACGCCAGCGTCTTCTTCCTCACCGCCATGAGCGTGACCCGCTACTGGTCGCTGGCCTCGGCTCTGAAGAACCGAACCGTGCAGAGGTCGTGCTCTGCCAAATGGGTCTGCGCGGTCATTTGGACTCTGGCAACTCTGGCCACCGCGCCGACGTCGATTTTCTCAACCGTGAGCAACGTGACGGGAGAGAAACTGTGCCTGCTGCGGTTCCCGGGCGGACAGTACTGGTTAGCGGTTTACCACATCCAGAAAATAGTTGTGGGCTTTGTTTTACCCATGTCCATCGTGTCAATCAGCTACTTCATGCTGCTGCGCTTCATCCGCAAGCGGAGCATGAAGACCAGCAACCCCAAACGGAGGTCCCAGGTGACCAGGTCCATCACCATCGTCATGCTgtccttcttcttctgctggaTGCCGAACCACGCCATCACCCTGTGGAGCGTCCTGGTAAAACTGAACTTTGCTCCGTGGGACAGCGCTTACTACATAGTCCACACGTACGTGTTCCCGCTCACCGTGTGCCTGGCGCACACCAACAGCTGCCTGAACCCGATCATTTATTGCCTCATGAGGAAGGAGTTTAGGGACAAACTGCGGGATCTGGTCCGCAGGAGATAG